One part of the Thiothrix nivea DSM 5205 genome encodes these proteins:
- a CDS encoding universal stress protein: MNETKPFKTILYATNLGEHTRPVFRQAIHMARAHQAKIIMLHAIAPLGTTGHTVLSLYLPDKSIHDIEKESMEEMIQTMQKRLENYCTEEDDICKAKDELVEDAVVVPGKPGEVIVHYADAHNADLIVIGTHTRKAKDGVLLGSTARHVTQHSKVPVLVVPNG; the protein is encoded by the coding sequence ATGAACGAAACCAAACCTTTCAAGACCATTCTGTATGCCACCAACCTGGGTGAGCATACGCGCCCGGTGTTCCGTCAGGCCATCCATATGGCGCGGGCGCATCAGGCGAAAATCATCATGCTGCACGCGATTGCGCCGCTGGGCACGACCGGGCATACCGTACTTTCCCTGTATCTGCCGGACAAATCCATCCACGATATTGAAAAGGAAAGCATGGAGGAAATGATCCAGACCATGCAGAAGCGGCTGGAAAATTACTGCACCGAGGAAGATGACATCTGCAAGGCGAAGGACGAGCTGGTGGAAGATGCCGTGGTTGTCCCTGGCAAACCGGGCGAGGTGATCGTGCATTACGCCGATGCGCACAACGCCGACCTGATAGTGATCGGTACGCATACCCGCAAGGCGAAGGATGGCGTGCTGCTGGGTTCGACGGCGCGGCATGTGACGCAGCATAGTAAAGTGCCGGTGCTGGTGGTGCCAAACGGTTGA
- a CDS encoding MDR family oxidoreductase has translation MFKALILTQNEGKTVAEVRQLEVADLPEGEVLVDVAYSSLNYKDGLAVTGTGKIIRNFPMVPGIDLAGTVVESASDRFQPGDAVILTGWGVGERYWGGYAQKARVKANWLVPMPLGLDARKAMIIGTAGFTAMLCVMTLEDAGVKPDSGKVLVTGAAGGVGSIAVQLLAGRGYHVTAVTGRPDSHDFLRKLGAEDFISREEMAQPARPLESQRWAGAVDVVGGDILARVLAEMDYNGAVAACGLANSFKLNTTVMPFILRNVSLRGADSVSCPQERRTRAWELLAAELPESAYTDIGQAIALEDIPQAAGDILAGKVQGRTLIDLSL, from the coding sequence ATGTTCAAGGCGCTGATACTCACCCAGAACGAAGGCAAAACCGTGGCGGAAGTCCGCCAGCTTGAGGTCGCCGACCTGCCGGAAGGCGAAGTGCTGGTGGATGTTGCCTATTCTTCCCTCAACTACAAGGACGGGCTGGCCGTAACCGGCACCGGCAAGATCATCCGCAACTTCCCGATGGTGCCCGGCATCGACCTGGCGGGAACCGTGGTGGAATCCGCTTCCGACCGTTTCCAGCCCGGTGATGCAGTCATCCTCACCGGCTGGGGCGTAGGCGAACGCTACTGGGGCGGCTATGCGCAGAAAGCGCGGGTGAAAGCCAACTGGCTGGTTCCCATGCCCCTGGGGTTGGATGCGCGGAAAGCCATGATCATCGGCACGGCAGGTTTCACCGCCATGCTGTGCGTGATGACGCTGGAAGATGCCGGGGTGAAACCGGATTCCGGCAAGGTGCTGGTCACGGGTGCTGCGGGAGGTGTGGGCAGCATCGCCGTGCAACTGCTGGCGGGTCGTGGCTATCATGTCACAGCCGTGACAGGGCGTCCGGACAGCCATGATTTCCTGCGCAAACTGGGTGCAGAGGACTTCATCAGCCGCGAGGAAATGGCGCAACCAGCTCGCCCGCTGGAATCGCAGCGCTGGGCAGGCGCGGTCGATGTGGTTGGCGGCGACATTCTGGCGCGGGTGCTGGCGGAGATGGACTACAACGGCGCGGTAGCTGCCTGCGGGCTGGCGAACAGCTTCAAGCTCAACACCACGGTTATGCCGTTCATCCTGCGCAATGTCAGCCTGCGTGGCGCGGATTCCGTTAGTTGCCCACAAGAGCGCCGTACCCGTGCGTGGGAACTGCTGGCCGCTGAACTGCCGGAAAGCGCTTACACCGACATCGGCCAGGCCATTGCGCTGGAAGACATTCCGCAAGCCGCCGGGGATATCCTTGCCGGCAAGGTTCAGGGCCGGACGCTGATCGACCTGAGCCTGTGA
- a CDS encoding ZrgA family zinc uptake protein, with protein sequence MKTTTHWTGTLALLASLMAAPLSADEHTHAAGHEQHGAHEHGVATLSLATGEAGLEIMLESPAANLLGFEHTATSAADKQKLADVKLKLEAGADLFAINAEAGCALKDAEIVSALLEDEGQPSNDTHAEAETHNDMDVTWAFVCTQPAELKEVTVKLFSAFPDGVQTIRAEWVTDKGASAQELTQDDTLQLN encoded by the coding sequence ATGAAAACAACTACCCACTGGACAGGCACACTGGCCTTGCTGGCCTCCCTTATGGCCGCACCGCTGTCTGCCGACGAGCACACACACGCGGCAGGGCATGAGCAACACGGCGCGCACGAACACGGCGTCGCCACCCTTTCCCTGGCTACCGGCGAGGCAGGGTTGGAAATCATGCTGGAATCCCCCGCTGCCAACCTGCTCGGTTTCGAGCACACCGCAACCAGTGCCGCAGACAAGCAGAAACTGGCGGATGTGAAGCTGAAACTGGAAGCTGGAGCAGATCTGTTCGCCATTAACGCTGAAGCCGGGTGCGCACTCAAGGATGCCGAAATCGTTTCCGCCCTGCTGGAAGATGAAGGGCAGCCCAGCAACGACACCCATGCCGAAGCAGAAACCCACAACGACATGGACGTGACTTGGGCATTTGTCTGCACCCAACCCGCCGAGTTGAAGGAAGTTACCGTCAAACTGTTCAGCGCCTTCCCGGACGGTGTGCAAACAATCCGCGCCGAATGGGTGACGGACAAGGGCGCGTCGGCACAGGAACTGACCCAGGATGACACCCTGCAACTGAACTGA
- a CDS encoding ABC transporter ATP-binding protein, whose product MNVIELNSLRYRWPGHRRDTLAIDGLQVRQREHLFIRGASGSGKTTLLNLLAGILLPASGNLSILGKEMQHLAGSARDRFRADHMGVIFQQFNLLPYLSVLENVQLPCHFSTRRKQRAGDMQTTANRLLDHLGLREDLRHRSVTGLSVGQQQRVAVARALIGSPELIIADEPTSALDTDTRDGFLDLLFQEAETQGSTIVFVSHDPHIASHFPRIADLAEVNRP is encoded by the coding sequence ATGAACGTCATCGAACTCAACAGTCTGCGCTACCGCTGGCCCGGCCACAGGCGCGACACCCTGGCAATTGACGGGCTGCAAGTGCGCCAAAGGGAGCATTTATTCATCCGTGGTGCTAGCGGCAGCGGCAAAACCACACTGCTCAACCTGCTGGCGGGGATCCTGCTACCAGCCAGCGGCAACCTCAGCATTCTGGGCAAAGAGATGCAGCACTTGGCCGGTTCCGCCCGCGACCGGTTCCGCGCCGACCACATGGGCGTGATCTTTCAGCAGTTCAACCTCTTGCCTTATTTGTCAGTGCTGGAAAACGTACAATTGCCTTGTCACTTTTCCACCCGGCGCAAACAGCGGGCAGGTGACATGCAGACCACCGCTAACCGCTTGCTGGATCATCTCGGGCTGCGTGAGGATTTGCGCCACCGTTCCGTCACCGGCCTGAGTGTGGGGCAGCAGCAGCGGGTAGCCGTGGCACGCGCCCTGATCGGCAGCCCGGAGCTGATCATTGCCGATGAGCCAACCTCCGCATTGGACACTGACACCCGCGACGGCTTCCTCGACTTACTGTTCCAGGAAGCGGAAACGCAAGGCAGCACTATCGTCTTCGTCAGCCACGACCCACACATCGCCAGCCATTTCCCCCGTATAGCCGATCTGGCGGAGGTAAACCGGCCATGA
- a CDS encoding ABC transporter permease, with protein MILLKLTLRSLWNRRASLLLTLFSIAISITLLLGVEYIRKEAKTAFLSTISGTDLVVGARSGPVQLLLYSVFRIGNATNNISWQSYQEIAGNQLVDWTVPLSLGDSHKGYRVLGTNQDYFRHYRYGDKQLLAFVAGKPFEGVFDAVLGAEVARKLGYQLGDRMVLAHGAGSTSFVMHDDKPFQVVGILKPTGTPIDRTVHVSLQGIEAIHIDWVGGAKVPGYQISAEQELHKNLQPKVITAFLVGLKNRAAAFRVQREINDYQREPLLAAIPGIALAELWQAIGMFETVLRIITGFVVVAGLLGMLTVLLSTLNERRREMAILRAVGAHPRQVFLLFVLEALVLVVLGCALGVVLVYVMLFAARPWVMAEYGFYLHTWVPDTADLLMLAVVAGLALLFSLIPGAIAYRRSLQDGLTVRV; from the coding sequence ATGATCCTCCTCAAGCTTACCCTGCGCAGCCTGTGGAATCGCCGCGCCAGCCTGTTGCTGACCCTGTTTTCCATCGCCATCAGCATCACGCTGCTACTCGGGGTCGAATACATCCGCAAGGAAGCCAAGACCGCATTCCTCAGCACGATTTCCGGTACAGACCTGGTGGTGGGTGCGCGCAGCGGCCCAGTGCAATTGCTGCTGTACAGCGTGTTCCGTATCGGCAACGCCACCAACAACATCAGCTGGCAGTCGTATCAGGAAATCGCCGGCAACCAGCTGGTGGACTGGACAGTGCCGCTGAGCCTGGGCGACTCGCACAAGGGCTACCGAGTGCTGGGGACCAATCAGGATTATTTTCGCCATTACCGTTACGGCGACAAGCAATTGCTGGCGTTTGTGGCTGGCAAACCGTTTGAGGGCGTGTTTGATGCTGTGCTGGGGGCTGAAGTTGCCCGTAAGCTGGGTTACCAACTGGGCGACAGGATGGTGCTGGCGCACGGGGCGGGTTCCACCAGCTTTGTCATGCACGACGACAAGCCGTTTCAGGTGGTCGGCATCCTCAAACCCACTGGCACACCGATTGACCGCACCGTACATGTGTCGCTGCAAGGCATCGAAGCCATCCACATCGACTGGGTGGGTGGGGCAAAAGTGCCGGGTTACCAGATCAGCGCGGAACAGGAGTTACACAAAAACCTGCAACCCAAGGTCATCACCGCGTTTCTGGTTGGCCTGAAAAACCGTGCGGCAGCGTTCCGGGTGCAGCGCGAAATCAACGACTACCAGCGCGAACCGCTGCTGGCGGCGATTCCCGGCATTGCGCTGGCGGAATTGTGGCAGGCCATCGGCATGTTTGAAACCGTGTTGCGCATCATCACCGGCTTTGTGGTGGTGGCGGGTTTACTGGGGATGCTGACCGTGCTGCTGTCCACCCTGAACGAGCGGCGGCGGGAAATGGCGATCCTGCGGGCAGTGGGGGCGCACCCTCGGCAGGTGTTCCTGCTGTTTGTGCTGGAAGCCTTGGTGCTGGTAGTGCTGGGCTGTGCGCTGGGGGTAGTGCTGGTGTATGTCATGCTGTTTGCGGCACGCCCTTGGGTAATGGCTGAATATGGCTTTTACCTGCACACCTGGGTTCCGGATACGGCGGATTTGCTGATGCTTGCCGTAGTGGCGGGGCTTGCGCTACTGTTCAGCCTGATTCCGGGGGCAATTGCCTATCGGCGTTCGTTGCAAGATGGTTTGACTGTAAGGGTTTGA
- a CDS encoding DUF3299 domain-containing protein, which yields MKTRILPVVLLATLLSACGEEKAAENQTEVPADTAVTAPALPADAPAVGTPIANVTKTAKDDQPKQDGEYTKLDWEDLELPGQGLEDIIKKYQPQIDAIPEGDPAEDAVMDRMQAELNAAPVNDALDGKKIKIPGFISPLEVDEAKGMVKEFLLVPYFGACIHVPPPPLNQTLLVKPLPDKSIGMERMYEPVWVSGTLIAKQAHTDLAEAGYQLRDAQVEIYQDAGETP from the coding sequence ATGAAAACAAGGATTTTGCCTGTCGTATTGCTGGCCACTTTGCTGTCAGCCTGTGGGGAAGAGAAGGCTGCGGAAAACCAGACGGAGGTTCCTGCGGATACTGCCGTAACGGCTCCGGCCTTGCCTGCGGATGCGCCTGCCGTCGGTACACCAATTGCCAATGTCACCAAAACAGCCAAGGATGACCAGCCCAAACAGGATGGCGAATACACCAAACTCGACTGGGAAGACCTGGAGCTACCGGGGCAGGGTCTGGAAGACATCATCAAAAAATACCAGCCGCAGATCGACGCCATTCCCGAAGGCGACCCGGCGGAAGATGCGGTGATGGACAGAATGCAGGCAGAACTTAACGCCGCCCCGGTCAACGACGCATTAGATGGCAAGAAGATCAAAATCCCCGGCTTCATTTCCCCGCTGGAAGTGGATGAGGCCAAAGGCATGGTGAAAGAATTCCTGCTGGTACCGTATTTCGGTGCCTGTATCCACGTGCCGCCACCGCCGCTCAACCAGACTCTGCTGGTGAAACCGTTACCCGACAAAAGCATCGGTATGGAGCGCATGTACGAACCCGTATGGGTTTCCGGCACCCTTATCGCCAAACAGGCGCATACTGACCTGGCTGAAGCTGGCTACCAGCTCCGTGATGCCCAAGTGGAAATCTACCAGGATGCAGGGGAAACGCCGTAA
- a CDS encoding VanZ family protein, which translates to METILSRLLADMPQTRQILKLLFVGLILAGLATALMPIHGIDLSNGKDKIVHALVFFSFASLLDIATPRSFWCWKLPLLLSYGAGIEILQALTPWRSFSFADFAADAIGVLLYWLLWKKVLHRFIAHPNG; encoded by the coding sequence ATGGAAACAATCCTATCACGGCTTTTGGCAGACATGCCGCAAACCCGGCAGATACTGAAGTTATTGTTTGTCGGCCTGATACTGGCAGGGCTGGCGACAGCCCTGATGCCTATCCACGGCATCGACCTGAGCAACGGCAAGGACAAAATCGTGCATGCGCTGGTCTTCTTCAGCTTTGCCAGTTTGCTCGATATCGCCACACCGCGCAGTTTCTGGTGCTGGAAGTTACCTTTACTGCTTTCCTACGGTGCAGGCATTGAGATATTGCAAGCGCTTACCCCGTGGCGGTCATTTTCCTTCGCGGATTTTGCCGCCGACGCCATCGGCGTGTTGCTGTACTGGTTGCTGTGGAAAAAGGTGCTGCACCGTTTCATTGCGCACCCCAACGGCTAA
- a CDS encoding energy-coupling factor ABC transporter permease: protein MDIPASVFNEDWLWLTSFLYLLLLGHAARHAAWGYVHKHIHVYLGAIVFASLIWILRAGIGSNLNFHFLGITVMTLMFGWRLALVAATAIVSITFWRLEAGLLAVPINTLVMGGIPIVVTYALLRWSQRHLPTNIFVFVFVNAFLAAVLSTVAVIGVGSLLLWWTGTFSAYYLQTYYLPYIPLLMFPEGLINGMLTAIAVVYAPQWIPVFDDARYLRKRGE from the coding sequence ATGGATATACCTGCTAGTGTATTTAACGAAGACTGGTTATGGCTCACCAGCTTCCTGTATTTGCTGTTGTTGGGACATGCAGCCCGTCATGCCGCGTGGGGGTACGTACATAAGCACATACATGTTTACCTGGGTGCTATCGTATTTGCAAGTTTGATCTGGATATTGCGGGCAGGCATAGGCAGCAACCTCAACTTCCATTTCCTCGGCATCACCGTGATGACCCTGATGTTTGGCTGGCGACTGGCGCTGGTTGCGGCTACGGCCATAGTCAGCATCACGTTCTGGCGGCTGGAAGCCGGTTTGCTGGCCGTACCCATTAACACGCTGGTGATGGGTGGCATCCCGATTGTGGTTACGTATGCCTTGCTGCGCTGGAGCCAACGCCATCTGCCCACCAATATTTTTGTGTTCGTGTTCGTGAACGCTTTCCTGGCCGCAGTGCTCAGCACGGTGGCCGTCATTGGCGTGGGCAGCCTGCTGCTGTGGTGGACTGGCACTTTTTCCGCCTATTACTTGCAAACCTATTACCTGCCTTACATTCCGCTGCTGATGTTTCCGGAAGGCTTGATCAACGGCATGTTGACCGCCATCGCCGTAGTGTATGCGCCGCAGTGGATTCCGGTGTTCGATGACGCCCGTTACCTGCGCAAGCGGGGGGAATAA
- a CDS encoding patatin-like phospholipase family protein, which yields MPRIGIALGSGSSRGWAHIGVLRALAEMGIHPDIICGCSVGSIVGAAYAAGNLDRLERWVLSLTRLELMRFFELNVSLNGFVKRDKLQQFFHAHVCEEAQRITELPRTFATVSTNLENGREVWFTEGRVLDAVWASIALPGLFPPFRHRKQWLVDGGLVNPVPVSLCRALGAEVVIAVNLNGNVARRYAHHTHKARDKVAAKPAGITKAAANNKGESLVDSLAASLREYSSVLLPDTSTSKEYEPGLMDALAASINIMQDKITRSRMAGDPPEILLAPRLENIGLLEFFRAEEAIKEGRSTVGRMQAEIHSLLEF from the coding sequence ATGCCCCGTATCGGTATAGCCCTTGGCAGTGGTTCCTCACGTGGGTGGGCGCACATCGGCGTGTTGCGCGCGCTGGCAGAGATGGGCATCCACCCCGACATTATCTGTGGCTGTTCGGTCGGTTCCATCGTGGGTGCTGCTTATGCTGCTGGTAATCTGGATAGGCTGGAACGCTGGGTGCTGTCGCTGACGCGGCTGGAGCTGATGCGTTTTTTTGAGTTGAATGTGTCTCTCAATGGCTTCGTCAAACGCGACAAGTTGCAACAGTTTTTCCATGCTCATGTGTGTGAGGAAGCCCAACGCATTACCGAACTTCCGCGCACCTTTGCCACGGTTTCCACCAACCTTGAAAATGGCCGCGAAGTCTGGTTTACGGAAGGCCGGGTGCTGGATGCGGTATGGGCTTCCATCGCCCTGCCCGGCCTGTTTCCGCCATTCCGTCACCGCAAGCAGTGGCTGGTGGATGGCGGGTTGGTCAACCCGGTGCCGGTTTCACTGTGCCGCGCCCTCGGTGCTGAAGTCGTGATTGCGGTCAACCTGAATGGCAATGTTGCGCGCCGCTATGCGCATCACACCCACAAGGCCAGGGATAAGGTGGCAGCAAAGCCAGCAGGCATCACCAAGGCTGCCGCCAACAACAAGGGGGAAAGCCTGGTCGATAGCTTGGCGGCTTCCCTGCGCGAATATTCCTCGGTGCTGTTGCCGGATACCAGTACCAGCAAGGAATACGAACCCGGGCTGATGGACGCGCTGGCAGCTTCCATCAACATCATGCAGGACAAGATTACCCGCAGCCGCATGGCGGGTGACCCGCCGGAGATCCTGCTTGCGCCCAGGCTGGAAAACATCGGTTTGCTGGAATTTTTCCGCGCGGAGGAAGCCATCAAGGAAGGCCGCTCCACGGTGGGGCGGATGCAGGCCGAAATCCACAGCCTGCTGGAATTTTAG
- the xth gene encoding exodeoxyribonuclease III: MKIATWNVNSLKVRLPHVLQWLEAAQPDVLAVQETKTVDENFPLAEIEAAGYKSVFSGQKTYNGVAILSKVEASEVVTDIPYLDDPQRRILAATVDGVRVVNLYVVNGSEVGSEKYAYKLDWLAKVTAWLQEQVTQYPKLVVLGDFNIAPEDRDVHDPVAWEGQILCSEPERTALQTIQSLDLSDVFRQFEQPEKAFSWWDYRAAGFRRNLGLRIDLILASKALSESCTRCVIDREPRTWEKPSDHTPVVAEFAE, encoded by the coding sequence ATGAAAATCGCCACCTGGAACGTCAACTCCCTGAAAGTACGCCTGCCACACGTCCTGCAATGGCTGGAAGCTGCACAGCCGGATGTGCTGGCCGTCCAGGAAACCAAAACCGTTGACGAAAACTTCCCGTTGGCAGAAATCGAAGCAGCAGGTTACAAGTCTGTCTTTAGTGGTCAAAAAACATACAATGGTGTGGCTATTCTAAGTAAGGTTGAAGCCAGCGAGGTTGTGACCGACATTCCATATCTGGACGACCCCCAACGCCGCATCCTCGCTGCTACCGTCGATGGCGTGCGTGTAGTCAATCTGTACGTAGTAAACGGCTCCGAGGTCGGTTCCGAAAAATACGCCTACAAACTCGACTGGTTGGCAAAGGTCACTGCATGGCTACAGGAACAGGTTACCCAATACCCCAAACTGGTCGTATTGGGTGATTTCAATATCGCCCCGGAAGATCGTGATGTGCACGATCCTGTCGCGTGGGAAGGACAAATCCTTTGCTCCGAACCAGAACGTACCGCCCTGCAAACCATCCAGTCCCTCGACCTGAGTGATGTCTTCCGGCAGTTTGAACAGCCGGAAAAAGCTTTCAGCTGGTGGGATTACCGCGCTGCCGGTTTCCGCCGCAACCTCGGGCTGCGCATTGACTTGATCCTCGCCAGCAAAGCTTTGTCTGAAAGCTGTACCCGTTGTGTGATTGACCGCGAACCCCGTACCTGGGAAAAGCCTTCTGACCATACGCCGGTAGTGGCAGAGTTTGCCGAATGA
- a CDS encoding M3 family metallopeptidase: MKQENPLLDIGKLPLFSQIKPEHITPALDVVLQENRNWLAQRLTADGSFSWDNLIAPLNEAGNKLERAWSPVSHMNAVVNTDELRKEYNANLPRLSDYHTELGQNEQLYNAIRFIREQDGSLDAAQQKDLDDSLLGFKLSGVALPPEQKERFREISQQLSQLNSRFSDNVLDATNAWTKQITDVAELAGLPESALDMAAQTAKQRDMEGWVLTLQFPSYIAVLTYADNRELRAEMYRAYTTRASELGSNADWDNTQVMRDILRLRQEEAALLGYGNYAELSLATKMAESPQQVLEFLEDLATKAKPFAETEFAEVQTFAREQLGMEDVQAWDVAYISEKMKQARFDFSEEDLKPYFPADRVISGLFALVEKLFGVRIEQQQAHIDLWHPDVRFYLVHDRTGTVQACFYLDLYARQHKRGGAWMSDFCGRFRRHDGLQIPVAFMTCNSSAPVGDKPALFTHDEVVTLFHEFGHGLHHMLTQVDYPDVAGINGVEWDAVELPSQFMENWCWERSVLDMIAAHWQTGAPLPEDLYQKMQAARHFQTAMATVRQLEFALFDMRLHLDPQSAEPGKLEAIQQQVRDQVAVIKPPAFNRMAHSFSHVFAGGYAAGYYSYKWAEVLSADAFARFEEEGLFDAGIGESFLHEILEVGGSRKAMESFTAFRGRKPTVDALLRHNGLAVGSSPDKGGASS; this comes from the coding sequence GTGAAACAGGAAAATCCCTTGCTGGACATCGGCAAGCTGCCGCTGTTTTCCCAAATCAAGCCGGAACACATCACTCCCGCACTGGATGTGGTGTTGCAGGAAAACCGCAACTGGCTGGCGCAACGACTGACAGCCGATGGCAGTTTCAGCTGGGACAACCTGATTGCCCCGCTGAACGAAGCCGGTAACAAACTGGAACGTGCGTGGTCGCCGGTCAGCCACATGAACGCGGTGGTCAACACTGACGAACTGCGTAAGGAATACAACGCCAATCTACCACGCTTGAGCGACTACCACACCGAACTGGGGCAGAACGAGCAGCTCTACAACGCGATCCGTTTCATCCGTGAACAGGATGGAAGTCTGGATGCTGCCCAGCAGAAAGACCTGGATGACAGCCTGCTCGGTTTCAAACTGTCCGGTGTCGCCCTTCCCCCAGAGCAGAAAGAACGTTTCCGCGAAATCAGCCAGCAACTGTCGCAACTGAACTCCCGTTTCTCCGACAACGTGCTGGATGCTACCAATGCGTGGACTAAACAGATTACTGATGTAGCTGAACTGGCAGGCTTACCGGAATCCGCCCTCGATATGGCAGCACAAACGGCCAAACAGCGCGATATGGAAGGCTGGGTGCTAACCCTCCAATTCCCATCTTATATAGCCGTGCTGACTTATGCTGACAACCGCGAATTGCGGGCGGAAATGTACCGTGCCTACACCACCCGCGCTTCCGAACTCGGCAGCAATGCGGACTGGGATAATACCCAAGTGATGCGTGACATCCTGCGTCTGCGTCAGGAAGAAGCAGCCCTGCTCGGCTACGGCAATTACGCTGAATTGTCGCTGGCGACCAAGATGGCGGAAAGTCCGCAACAGGTGCTGGAATTCCTTGAAGACTTGGCAACAAAAGCCAAGCCGTTTGCCGAAACCGAATTCGCCGAAGTACAAACATTCGCCCGCGAACAACTGGGCATGGAAGACGTGCAGGCATGGGATGTCGCCTACATCAGTGAAAAGATGAAACAGGCGCGTTTCGACTTCTCCGAGGAAGACCTCAAGCCCTACTTCCCTGCCGACCGGGTGATCAGCGGCTTGTTTGCGCTGGTAGAAAAACTGTTCGGCGTGCGTATCGAACAGCAACAGGCACACATCGACCTGTGGCACCCGGACGTGCGTTTCTATCTGGTGCACGACCGTACCGGTACTGTACAGGCGTGTTTTTACCTCGACCTGTACGCCCGTCAGCACAAGCGTGGCGGTGCGTGGATGAGTGATTTTTGCGGGCGTTTCCGCCGCCACGATGGTTTGCAGATTCCGGTCGCCTTCATGACCTGCAACAGCAGTGCCCCGGTTGGCGACAAGCCAGCCCTGTTCACCCATGATGAAGTCGTTACCCTGTTCCACGAATTCGGCCACGGCCTGCACCACATGCTCACCCAGGTCGATTACCCGGATGTCGCCGGTATCAACGGCGTAGAATGGGATGCGGTCGAACTCCCCAGCCAGTTCATGGAAAACTGGTGCTGGGAACGCAGCGTGCTGGACATGATCGCTGCCCACTGGCAAACCGGTGCACCGTTACCGGAAGACCTCTACCAGAAAATGCAGGCTGCCCGCCATTTCCAAACCGCCATGGCGACCGTGCGCCAACTCGAATTCGCCTTGTTCGACATGCGCCTGCATCTTGATCCGCAATCTGCTGAACCGGGCAAACTGGAAGCCATCCAGCAGCAAGTCCGCGATCAGGTTGCAGTGATCAAGCCGCCAGCCTTCAACCGCATGGCGCACAGCTTCTCGCACGTTTTTGCCGGTGGTTACGCCGCAGGCTACTACAGCTACAAATGGGCGGAAGTGCTATCCGCCGACGCCTTCGCCCGTTTCGAGGAAGAAGGTCTGTTCGATGCTGGAATCGGTGAATCCTTCCTGCACGAAATTCTCGAAGTGGGTGGTTCCCGCAAGGCCATGGAATCCTTCACTGCTTTCCGTGGCCGCAAGCCAACCGTAGACGCTCTACTACGCCATAACGGACTGGCAGTTGGCTCCTCCCCTGATAAGGGGGGGGCTTCTTCATGA